In Candidatus Hamiltonella defensa 5AT (Acyrthosiphon pisum), one genomic interval encodes:
- a CDS encoding hemin-degrading factor → MLSSFYKEALQTQQNHSHKNTAIDERLNISTAESMQARLGQGVQYLQADVRTLLSELESVGTTLSITRNQHAIHEVIGRYENQRIIPNGHSGVILNPGALDLRLFFNQFGHVFSLEEPGSTGPKYSIHFYDTQGHGVHEVHCINETDKTAWLAVIKKYATETPGAPHISAEKPNQTPSQKTFEPSNELIQEIEMQWRAMDDVHQFFKLLNQYGVKRTQLFHAVKNQDLARRVKNTALISLLEESSQEQNNIMIFVPNRACTQIFTGAIEYVMLTPQHPWMTASNSTFRLHLNINAITESWITRKNTKDGFVTSLEVFDANGDQIVQLFGQRAEGQHEQKQWRRQTFSLLSY, encoded by the coding sequence ATGCTATCGTCTTTCTATAAAGAAGCGTTACAGACCCAGCAGAATCATTCACACAAAAATACCGCGATTGACGAACGACTCAACATCAGCACGGCAGAGTCGATGCAGGCTCGTCTTGGGCAGGGTGTACAATACTTACAGGCAGATGTGCGTACGTTATTGTCTGAATTGGAAAGTGTGGGTACAACGCTTTCCATAACACGGAATCAACACGCCATACACGAAGTGATTGGGCGTTACGAAAATCAAAGAATCATCCCAAATGGGCATTCAGGTGTGATCCTCAATCCTGGGGCGTTAGATTTACGTTTGTTTTTTAATCAATTTGGTCACGTTTTTAGCCTTGAAGAACCTGGTTCAACAGGCCCAAAATACAGCATTCACTTTTACGACACGCAGGGCCATGGCGTTCATGAAGTGCATTGTATTAATGAAACCGATAAAACCGCTTGGCTTGCTGTGATCAAAAAATATGCGACAGAAACACCAGGGGCTCCACATATTTCTGCCGAAAAACCCAATCAAACACCCTCGCAAAAAACATTTGAGCCTTCCAATGAATTAATTCAAGAAATTGAAATGCAATGGCGGGCCATGGATGATGTCCATCAGTTTTTTAAATTATTAAATCAATATGGCGTCAAACGAACGCAGCTGTTTCATGCAGTTAAAAACCAGGATCTGGCTAGAAGAGTGAAAAACACGGCTTTGATCTCTCTGCTTGAAGAGTCGTCACAAGAACAGAATAACATCATGATTTTCGTTCCTAATCGCGCTTGTACTCAAATTTTTACGGGTGCGATTGAATATGTGATGTTAACGCCGCAACATCCCTGGATGACTGCTTCTAATTCTACTTTTAGGTTGCATCTTAATATCAATGCGATTACCGAAAGTTGGATTACCCGAAAAAATACCAAAGACGGCTTTGTCACCAGCCTGGAAGTGTTCGATGCGAATGGCGATCAAATTGTGCAATTGTTTGGTCAGCGTGCTGAAGGGCAGCACGAACAAAAACAATGGCGTCGTCAAACCTTTTCTTTATTAAGTTATTAA
- a CDS encoding heme/hemin ABC transporter substrate-binding protein, with translation MKYWFLVGLLLSPILAISAERIVTIGGDVSEIVYALGMGSQVVARDSTSLQPKEIQTLPNIGYMRQLNAEGILAMKPTLVLVTEQAQPTLVLKQISDNGVKVVKVPAELTLKSVTKKIQTIAQAVHQIEKGELLSQTYQKKIESIKNTPVPVKILFIMNYGGGSPMVAGQDTSADAVIRAVGSQNAMQGFKHYRRLSAEGVIASRPDLLLVTTESVQSLGGLDQVWQLPGMDKTPAGKNRRVLVFDAMALLGFGLQTPNVMSQLYRTVRSYSK, from the coding sequence ATGAAATATTGGTTTTTAGTGGGTTTATTGCTATCCCCTATTCTTGCTATATCGGCGGAGCGGATTGTTACCATTGGTGGAGATGTCTCTGAAATTGTTTACGCATTGGGCATGGGTTCACAAGTAGTGGCTCGCGATAGCACCAGTCTTCAACCCAAAGAAATTCAAACCCTGCCTAACATTGGTTATATGCGACAGCTCAATGCAGAAGGGATTTTGGCGATGAAACCCACGCTGGTACTGGTCACCGAACAGGCTCAACCTACCTTGGTCCTGAAACAGATATCAGATAACGGTGTTAAGGTCGTCAAAGTACCAGCGGAGCTCACATTAAAGAGCGTGACAAAAAAAATTCAGACCATCGCTCAGGCGGTTCATCAAATAGAAAAAGGTGAATTACTTTCTCAAACATATCAAAAAAAAATCGAGTCCATTAAAAATACCCCTGTGCCCGTCAAAATCCTGTTCATTATGAATTATGGAGGCGGCTCTCCCATGGTTGCGGGGCAGGATACTTCAGCCGATGCGGTCATTAGAGCGGTGGGTAGCCAAAATGCCATGCAAGGGTTCAAGCATTACCGCCGATTATCTGCGGAAGGTGTTATCGCCAGTAGGCCAGATCTCCTTCTGGTCACCACGGAAAGTGTTCAGTCTTTAGGAGGATTAGATCAGGTTTGGCAACTGCCAGGAATGGATAAAACACCGGCAGGCAAGAACCGGCGTGTCCTTGTTTTCGATGCTATGGCTTTGCTGGGTTTTGGATTACAAACACCCAACGTGATGAGTCAGTTATATCGGACAGTAAGATCCTATTCAAAATGA
- a CDS encoding FecCD family ABC transporter permease has product MKKTDTARYKLGAFLTLLILISIGSANLGALTLSFYNLWHAPLEDMAWQIWLNIRLPRVLLAILIGSALAVSGTVMQGLFRNPLAEPGLLGISSGDAFLVALATMMPFTLPFLGICSHLIAAFIGSLLISFMILFLSRSGERCNLSRLLLAGIAINTLCGSGIGLLSYLSTDQQLRHFSLWMMGALNQIEWRTLFIATTLILPAIAITLFQANKLNLLQLGDEEAHYLGVDVARTKRKLLLLSALLVGVSVSITGVIGFIGLVVPHLVRIHLSSDHRWLLPGAALGGACLLITADTLARTIVAPAEMPVGLITSLIGAPYFFWLILKQARCS; this is encoded by the coding sequence ATGAAAAAAACCGACACCGCTCGTTATAAACTTGGCGCCTTCCTGACATTATTAATATTGATCAGCATAGGATCAGCTAATTTGGGCGCGCTCACACTCTCTTTTTACAATTTATGGCATGCCCCATTAGAAGACATGGCTTGGCAAATTTGGCTCAATATTCGTTTACCGAGAGTGCTTTTGGCGATATTGATCGGCAGTGCACTGGCTGTCTCCGGCACCGTTATGCAAGGGCTGTTTCGAAACCCATTAGCGGAGCCCGGCTTATTAGGCATCAGCAGCGGCGACGCATTTTTAGTGGCTTTAGCCACGATGATGCCGTTCACTTTACCGTTTTTAGGGATTTGCTCCCATTTAATTGCGGCTTTTATAGGCAGCTTACTGATTTCTTTCATGATCCTTTTTTTAAGTCGATCGGGTGAGCGCTGCAACTTAAGCCGTTTATTATTGGCTGGCATTGCCATCAATACACTATGTGGTTCCGGCATCGGCCTCCTGAGTTATTTGAGCACAGATCAACAACTGAGACATTTCTCTTTATGGATGATGGGCGCTCTCAACCAAATAGAGTGGCGCACATTATTCATTGCAACGACTTTGATTCTCCCTGCCATCGCCATCACATTATTTCAAGCCAATAAACTGAATTTATTGCAATTGGGTGATGAAGAGGCGCATTACCTCGGTGTTGATGTGGCCCGAACGAAACGAAAGCTATTATTATTAAGCGCTTTGCTGGTGGGGGTTTCAGTGTCAATAACAGGCGTCATCGGTTTTATCGGTTTGGTTGTGCCTCATTTAGTACGGATTCATTTAAGCAGCGATCATCGCTGGTTATTGCCAGGGGCCGCCTTAGGCGGCGCCTGTTTATTGATCACCGCAGACACTCTGGCTCGAACCATCGTCGCCCCTGCAGAAATGCCAGTCGGTTTGATCACAAGCCTGATCGGAGCCCCTTACTTTTTCTGGCTGATACTCAAACAAGCTCGGTGTTCATAG
- a CDS encoding heme ABC transporter ATP-binding protein produces the protein MLNVQNLHYRLGNRFLIQTLSMQIQPGEIVAIIGPNGAGKSTLMKLLSGYLSPTLGRCDLLGQPLSQWPQHLLAKTRAMMCQSSHLLFSFSVKEVVAMGRAPHGAHQLDHIVQMVMEQTGCAALSQRDYRKLSGGEQQRVQIARALAQLWHHEPTPCFLLLDEPTSSFDLYYQQHSLRLLRQLTRHQALGVCCVLHDLNLAALYADRILLLHEGRAVAEGTASEVLTEKILTRWYHADVSVQAHPDSAIPQVFLQR, from the coding sequence TTGCTCAACGTGCAAAATTTACATTACCGTCTCGGTAATCGTTTTTTAATCCAAACTCTCTCTATGCAAATCCAGCCGGGCGAAATAGTGGCCATTATCGGGCCGAATGGCGCGGGAAAATCTACCTTAATGAAATTGCTCAGTGGCTATTTATCGCCGACATTGGGACGTTGCGATTTATTAGGTCAGCCTCTGTCTCAATGGCCCCAGCATTTATTAGCCAAAACTCGTGCGATGATGTGCCAATCCAGTCACCTATTGTTTTCATTTAGCGTTAAAGAAGTCGTGGCGATGGGCAGGGCGCCTCATGGTGCTCATCAACTTGATCATATTGTACAAATGGTTATGGAACAAACGGGGTGTGCCGCGCTTTCTCAGAGAGACTACCGAAAATTATCCGGTGGAGAGCAGCAAAGAGTACAGATTGCACGTGCATTAGCTCAACTTTGGCACCATGAGCCTACGCCTTGCTTTTTACTGCTAGATGAACCGACATCTTCTTTCGATCTCTATTATCAGCAGCACAGCTTACGTCTATTACGTCAATTAACACGGCATCAAGCTTTAGGAGTCTGCTGTGTTTTGCATGATCTGAATTTGGCCGCACTCTATGCTGACCGTATTTTATTACTACATGAAGGTAGAGCCGTTGCAGAAGGCACCGCGTCTGAGGTATTAACCGAAAAAATTTTAACCCGTTGGTATCATGCAGATGTCAGCGTTCAGGCACATCCTGATAGCGCGATCCCACAAGTTTTCTTGCAACGTTAG
- a CDS encoding IS630 transposase-related protein yields the protein MSYSVDLRKKVLKIREKEGLSIKQTAQRFHLSTASITRWLKRIEPAPCSSRRRKIDKEALIKDVEDYPDAYQRERAARFGVCPKAIWQALKRWGLTYKKNSASSQGRRRGTTAVPGKNR from the coding sequence ATGAGCTATTCAGTGGATTTGCGTAAAAAAGTTCTGAAGATTCGAGAGAAAGAAGGTCTGAGTATCAAACAAACAGCTCAGCGATTTCATCTCAGTACAGCCTCAATCACAAGATGGCTCAAGCGTATCGAGCCAGCCCCTTGTTCTTCACGTCGGCGTAAAATTGATAAAGAAGCGCTCATCAAAGATGTTGAGGATTATCCGGATGCGTATCAACGGGAACGGGCGGCGCGTTTCGGGGTGTGCCCCAAAGCCATTTGGCAGGCGTTGAAAAGATGGGGTCTGACCTATAAAAAAAACTCTGCGTCATCCCAAGGCAGACGAAGAGGCACGACAGCTGTTCCAGGAAAAAATCGCTGA
- a CDS encoding transposase, with amino-acid sequence MATVHEVNAVLGRTIGRLRGVPTSLALLLGVTLIAVTLLTGSINSDVFYAWVTQELLPALPHPGVIIMDNASFHKREDIQRAIIKAGHLMEYLPPYSPDLNPIEHKWAEAKSKRRAVNCSIDALFSHYMT; translated from the coding sequence ATGGCTACAGTGCACGAGGTCAACGCTGTTTTGGGACGCACGATTGGCAGGCTAAGGGGCGTACCAACGTCATTAGCGCTTCTATTGGGGGTGACCCTCATCGCGGTCACGCTCTTGACTGGCTCCATTAACAGCGATGTGTTTTATGCTTGGGTCACACAAGAGCTCTTGCCCGCTCTTCCTCACCCGGGCGTTATCATTATGGATAACGCCTCTTTCCACAAGCGAGAAGATATTCAACGCGCCATTATCAAGGCAGGGCATCTGATGGAATACTTGCCTCCTTACTCTCCTGACCTCAATCCCATTGAGCATAAATGGGCAGAAGCAAAAAGCAAAAGAAGAGCGGTCAATTGCAGTATCGATGCTTTATTTTCTCATTACATGACGTAA